Proteins encoded in a region of the Leifsonia sp. PS1209 genome:
- the zwf gene encoding glucose-6-phosphate dehydrogenase, whose amino-acid sequence MSPVEITPEFNPLRLPSDRRLNRIAGPSSLIIFGVTGDLSRKKLMPAVYDLANRGLLPPGFSLVGFARRDWEDQDFEKVVYDAVKQYARTPFEDDVWKQLAQGIRFVPGEFDDDAAFERLKNTVEELDKERGTMGNHAFYLSIPPKAFPLVTEQLRKSGLADQSETGWRRVVIEKPFGSDLKTARELNAVVESVFPADSVFRIDHYLGKETVQNILALRFANELYEPIWNANYVDHVQITMAEDIGVGGRAGYYDGIGAARDVIQNHLLQLLALTAMEEPISFDAADLRAEKEKILAAVRLPKDLGTSTARGQYSSGWQGGEKVVGFLEEDGMNPESTTETYAAIKLEIGTRRWAGVPFYLRAGKRLGRRVTEIAVVFKRAPQQLFAESQTSALGQNALVIRVQPDEGVTIRFGSKVPGAGMQVRDVSMDFGYGHAFTEASPEAYERLILDVLLGDPPLFPRHEEVELSWKILDPIEEFWATQGQPEQYRPGTWGPSSADELLARDGRVWRRP is encoded by the coding sequence ATGTCCCCGGTGGAAATCACCCCGGAGTTCAATCCCCTGCGGTTGCCCTCCGATCGCCGACTGAATCGCATCGCCGGCCCGAGCAGCCTCATCATCTTCGGCGTGACAGGTGACCTGTCGCGCAAGAAGCTGATGCCGGCTGTCTACGACCTCGCCAACCGTGGCCTGCTGCCGCCTGGCTTCTCGCTCGTCGGGTTCGCCCGCCGCGACTGGGAGGACCAGGACTTCGAGAAGGTCGTCTACGACGCCGTGAAGCAGTACGCTCGCACGCCGTTCGAAGACGACGTCTGGAAGCAGCTGGCCCAGGGCATCCGGTTCGTGCCGGGTGAGTTCGACGACGACGCCGCGTTCGAGCGTCTCAAGAACACGGTCGAGGAGCTCGACAAGGAACGCGGAACGATGGGCAACCACGCGTTCTACCTGTCGATCCCCCCGAAGGCGTTCCCGCTCGTCACCGAGCAGCTGCGCAAGTCCGGCCTCGCCGACCAGTCGGAGACCGGCTGGCGCCGCGTCGTCATCGAGAAGCCCTTCGGAAGCGACCTCAAGACGGCACGCGAGCTCAACGCCGTCGTCGAGTCGGTCTTCCCGGCCGACTCGGTGTTCCGCATCGACCACTACCTCGGCAAAGAGACGGTCCAGAACATCCTGGCGCTGCGCTTCGCGAACGAGCTGTACGAGCCGATCTGGAACGCCAACTACGTCGACCACGTGCAGATCACGATGGCGGAGGACATCGGCGTCGGCGGCCGGGCAGGGTATTACGACGGAATCGGCGCCGCCCGCGACGTCATCCAGAACCACCTGCTCCAGCTGCTCGCGCTGACCGCGATGGAGGAGCCCATCTCCTTCGACGCGGCCGACCTGCGCGCCGAGAAGGAGAAGATCCTCGCGGCGGTGCGCCTGCCGAAGGATCTGGGCACCTCCACCGCCCGCGGTCAGTATTCCAGCGGGTGGCAGGGCGGCGAGAAGGTCGTCGGCTTCCTGGAAGAGGACGGGATGAACCCGGAGTCCACCACGGAGACCTACGCGGCGATCAAGCTGGAGATCGGCACCCGCCGCTGGGCCGGCGTGCCGTTCTACCTGCGTGCAGGCAAGCGGCTCGGCCGCCGTGTGACCGAGATCGCCGTCGTCTTCAAGCGCGCTCCGCAGCAGCTGTTCGCGGAGAGCCAGACGTCGGCCCTTGGTCAGAACGCGCTCGTCATCCGCGTGCAGCCGGATGAGGGTGTCACCATCCGCTTCGGCTCCAAGGTTCCCGGCGCCGGCATGCAGGTGCGCGACGTGAGCATGGACTTCGGCTACGGCCACGCGTTCACCGAGGCGAGCCCCGAGGCGTACGAGAGGCTCATCCTGGATGTGCTGCTCGGCGACCCGCCCCTGTTCCCCCGTCATGAGGAGGTCGAGCTCTCCTGGAAGATCCTCGACCCGATCGAAGAATTCTGGGCGACCCAGGGCCAGCCGGAGCAGTACCGGCCCGGCACCTGGGGCCCGAGCTCCGCGGACGAGCTTCTCGCCCGCGACGGCCGCGTTTGGAGGCGTCCATGA
- a CDS encoding glucose-6-phosphate dehydrogenase assembly protein OpcA gives MIVDLPDTTTSNISKALVKIREEGGAVALGRVLTLVIATHLGQEEEAIEAANDASREHPMRVIVVSTEEERTSNGDGRLDAQIRVGGDAGASEVIVLRAYGETASDEEGLVTGLLLPDAPVVVWWPGIAPEVVSKSPLGRIATRRITDASAQPDPQSALRHLSKTYAPGDTDFAWTRLTLWRAQLAAVLDQPPYEPITAVEVAGAADSPSTMLLASWLALQLQVPVQYDLTSRATGSSGIHGVRMQRASGVIELEREVPNVARLSQPNQPTHDLSLPRRSLRDCLAEELRRLDPDDLYGEVITRGLDQLETADQGAGATA, from the coding sequence ATGATCGTCGATCTGCCCGATACCACCACGAGCAACATCTCGAAGGCCCTCGTCAAGATCCGTGAGGAGGGCGGCGCCGTTGCTCTCGGCCGCGTGCTCACCCTGGTGATCGCGACGCACCTCGGCCAGGAGGAGGAGGCCATCGAGGCCGCCAACGACGCCTCTCGCGAGCACCCGATGCGCGTGATCGTCGTCTCCACCGAGGAGGAGCGCACCTCCAACGGCGACGGCAGGCTCGACGCGCAGATCCGCGTCGGCGGAGACGCCGGCGCGAGCGAGGTCATCGTGCTCCGTGCATACGGAGAGACCGCCAGCGACGAGGAGGGCCTCGTGACGGGGCTCCTGCTCCCGGATGCCCCTGTGGTCGTCTGGTGGCCCGGGATCGCCCCGGAGGTGGTCTCGAAGTCTCCGCTCGGCCGCATAGCGACCCGCCGCATTACGGACGCCTCAGCGCAGCCGGACCCGCAGTCCGCTCTGCGTCACCTGTCGAAGACGTACGCCCCCGGCGACACCGACTTCGCCTGGACCAGGCTCACCCTGTGGCGCGCCCAGCTCGCCGCTGTGCTCGACCAGCCGCCGTACGAGCCGATCACGGCCGTCGAGGTCGCCGGCGCCGCCGACTCCCCGTCGACCATGCTGCTCGCGTCCTGGCTGGCGCTGCAGCTCCAGGTGCCCGTCCAGTACGACCTGACCTCGCGGGCCACCGGCTCCAGCGGCATCCACGGTGTGCGCATGCAGCGCGCATCCGGAGTCATCGAACTGGAGCGCGAGGTCCCGAACGTCGCCAGGCTGTCGCAGCCGAACCAGCCGACGCACGACCTCTCGCTGCCCCGCCGGAGCCTGCGCGACTGCCTCGCCGAGGAATTGCGTAGGCTGGACCCTGATGATCTGTACGGTGAGGTGATCACCAGAGGCCTCGACCAGCTCGAGACCGCCGACCAGGGAGCGGGCGCCACAGCATGA
- the pgl gene encoding 6-phosphogluconolactonase: protein MTNERRVLVHPDKQALTGSVAARFLTKTVDILDELDEANIALTGGSVGIAVLEAINASPARDSVDWSKVHFWWGDERFVEKASEDRNERQAREALLDHIAVPPENIHPFPASDEIADIDEAASVYAAELEAFAQDGARAPRFDITFLGVGPDGHIASLFPDRAGIRETEATVIAERDSPKPPPARLSLTRPVLNASDRIWLVLAGSDKASALGLALAGASYTEVPVAGAKGRKRTVFFVDQDAAVDVPENLIAPSY, encoded by the coding sequence ATGACCAACGAACGCAGGGTGCTCGTCCACCCCGACAAGCAGGCGCTCACCGGATCGGTCGCCGCGCGTTTCCTCACCAAGACCGTCGACATCCTCGACGAGCTGGACGAGGCGAACATCGCGCTGACCGGCGGCTCCGTCGGCATCGCGGTGCTCGAAGCCATCAACGCGTCGCCCGCCAGGGACAGCGTCGACTGGTCGAAGGTCCACTTCTGGTGGGGCGACGAGCGGTTCGTCGAGAAGGCCAGCGAAGACAGGAACGAGCGACAGGCCCGCGAAGCCCTGCTCGACCACATCGCCGTGCCGCCGGAGAACATCCACCCGTTCCCGGCGTCGGATGAGATCGCCGACATCGACGAGGCCGCCTCGGTGTACGCCGCCGAGCTGGAGGCGTTCGCACAGGACGGCGCTCGCGCCCCCCGGTTCGACATCACCTTCCTCGGCGTCGGTCCGGACGGTCACATCGCGTCGCTGTTCCCCGACCGCGCCGGCATCCGGGAGACGGAGGCCACGGTGATCGCCGAGCGCGACTCCCCCAAGCCTCCGCCCGCCCGCCTCAGCCTGACGCGTCCGGTGCTCAACGCCTCCGACCGCATATGGCTGGTGCTCGCCGGAAGCGACAAGGCCAGCGCGCTCGGGCTCGCCCTCGCGGGCGCCAGCTACACCGAGGTCCCCGTCGCGGGAGCCAAGGGACGCAAGCGCACGGTGTTCTTCGTCGACCAGGATGCGGCCGTCGACGTGCCGGAGAACCTGATCGCTCCGAGCTACTGA
- a CDS encoding RNA polymerase-binding protein RbpA has product MASGGSAIRGSRVGAGPMGEQDRGFHAERITISYWDALGNETVRHFAANLPEEEIPEVIDSPSSGLPAGRDKENPPSVAKLEPYKTHLAYVKERRTEEEAEQLLEHALNQLRARRGKLSPTN; this is encoded by the coding sequence ATGGCATCCGGAGGAAGTGCAATTCGGGGTTCGCGCGTCGGCGCGGGCCCGATGGGGGAGCAGGATCGTGGATTCCACGCTGAGCGCATCACCATCTCTTACTGGGACGCACTCGGCAACGAGACGGTCCGTCACTTCGCGGCGAACCTCCCCGAGGAGGAGATCCCCGAGGTCATCGATTCGCCGTCGTCGGGTCTTCCCGCCGGTCGCGACAAGGAGAACCCGCCGTCGGTGGCGAAGCTCGAGCCGTACAAGACGCACCTCGCATACGTGAAGGAGCGCCGCACGGAGGAAGAGGCGGAGCAGCTTCTCGAACACGCGCTCAACCAGCTCCGCGCGCGCCGCGGCAAGCTGAGCCCCACCAACTAG
- the secG gene encoding preprotein translocase subunit SecG, whose translation MQILQVVLQVLLGITSLLLTLLILLHKGRGGGLSDMFGGGVTSNLGASGVAERNLNRITVVLGLVWIICIVVLGLITKFDSGA comes from the coding sequence GTGCAAATTCTCCAGGTCGTCCTGCAGGTCCTGCTGGGCATCACCAGCCTCCTGCTGACGCTGCTCATCCTCCTGCACAAGGGGCGCGGTGGCGGTCTCTCCGACATGTTCGGTGGCGGCGTCACGTCCAACCTCGGCGCATCCGGTGTGGCCGAGCGCAACCTGAACCGCATCACCGTGGTTCTCGGGCTCGTCTGGATCATCTGCATCGTCGTGCTCGGACTCATCACCAAGTTCGATTCCGGCGCGTAA
- the tpiA gene encoding triose-phosphate isomerase, with the protein MSSSVRRTPLIAGNWKMNLDHLQAIAFVQKLAWSLKDANHDFASVEVAVFPPFTDLRSVQTLVSADKLPLAFGAQDVSEHESGAYTGEISATFLAQLECRYVIIGHSERRTLHGETDEQVAGKVAAALAHNLAPIICVGETAEDLEVHGASAVPVAQLRAALANVSSAADLVVAYEPVWAIGSGQAATPEQAEQVCAALRAVLVEVLGEDVAAKTRILYGGSVKSGNIASFMREPNVDGALVGGASLDVAEFASIVRYQKHVGL; encoded by the coding sequence GTGAGCTCTTCTGTGCGGCGTACGCCGCTCATCGCGGGCAACTGGAAGATGAACCTCGATCACCTGCAGGCGATCGCGTTCGTCCAGAAGCTCGCGTGGAGCCTGAAGGACGCCAACCACGACTTCGCCAGTGTCGAGGTCGCGGTGTTCCCGCCGTTCACCGATCTGCGCAGCGTGCAGACGCTCGTGTCCGCCGACAAGCTCCCGCTCGCCTTCGGCGCGCAGGACGTCTCCGAGCACGAGTCCGGCGCGTACACCGGCGAGATCTCCGCGACCTTCCTCGCACAGCTCGAGTGCCGCTACGTCATCATCGGCCACTCCGAACGGCGCACGCTGCACGGTGAGACCGACGAGCAGGTCGCAGGAAAGGTCGCCGCAGCGCTCGCGCACAACCTGGCGCCGATCATCTGCGTCGGCGAGACGGCGGAAGACCTGGAGGTCCACGGCGCGAGCGCCGTGCCCGTCGCCCAGCTGCGCGCCGCACTCGCGAACGTGTCCTCCGCGGCCGACCTGGTGGTCGCGTACGAGCCGGTCTGGGCCATCGGCTCCGGCCAGGCTGCCACGCCGGAGCAGGCCGAGCAGGTCTGCGCCGCGCTCCGCGCCGTGCTGGTCGAGGTGCTCGGTGAGGACGTCGCGGCCAAGACGCGCATCCTCTACGGCGGCTCCGTCAAGTCCGGCAACATCGCGAGCTTCATGCGCGAACCGAACGTGGACGGCGCCCTCGTCGGAGGTGCGAGCCTCGATGTGGCCGAGTTCGCGAGCATCGTGCGATACCAGAAGCACGTCGGACTCTGA
- a CDS encoding phosphoglycerate kinase, whose amino-acid sequence MTLRTLDSLGSLAGKLVIVRCDLNVPLKDGQITDDGRVRASIPTLNALINQGAKVVVISHLGRPEGAPDAKYSLAPVAQRLSELLGKPVTFAKDTVGSGAQDAVSGLQDGDVALLENLRFNPGETSKDEAERQAFAAKLAAFGDAFVSDGFGVVHRKQASVYELAKALPSAAGQLIATELDVLDRLTENPERPYAVVLGGSKVSDKLGVIGHLLPRVDSLLIGGGMLFTFLAALGHKVGSSLLEADQIDTVKGYLATAKELGVEIVLPRDVVVASKFGADAEHVVRPIDGIEDTDWGSAGLGLDIGPETGTLFGEYIRRSRTVFWNGPMGVFELAPFAAGTKAVAKALTEVDGLGVVGGGDSAAAVRALGFSDDQFGHISTGGGASLEFLEGKHLPGLEVLGWQQ is encoded by the coding sequence GTGACGCTCCGCACACTTGATTCACTCGGTTCGCTCGCCGGCAAGCTGGTCATCGTCCGCTGTGATCTGAACGTCCCTCTGAAGGACGGCCAGATCACGGACGATGGCCGCGTGCGAGCGTCGATTCCCACCCTGAACGCCCTGATCAATCAGGGCGCGAAGGTGGTCGTCATCTCCCACCTGGGACGCCCGGAGGGCGCCCCGGATGCGAAGTACAGCCTGGCGCCGGTTGCTCAGCGGCTCTCCGAGCTGCTGGGCAAGCCGGTGACCTTCGCCAAGGACACCGTCGGCTCCGGCGCCCAGGATGCGGTCTCCGGCCTGCAGGACGGCGACGTCGCCCTGCTGGAGAACCTCCGGTTCAACCCGGGCGAGACTAGCAAAGACGAGGCGGAGCGCCAGGCGTTCGCGGCGAAGCTCGCCGCCTTCGGCGACGCGTTCGTCTCCGACGGCTTCGGTGTCGTGCACCGCAAGCAGGCGAGCGTCTACGAGCTCGCCAAGGCTCTCCCGAGCGCGGCCGGCCAGTTGATCGCCACCGAGCTGGATGTGCTCGACCGCCTCACCGAGAACCCGGAGCGTCCGTACGCCGTGGTCCTCGGCGGGTCGAAGGTCTCCGACAAGCTCGGCGTCATCGGCCACCTGCTCCCGCGCGTCGACTCCCTGCTGATCGGCGGCGGGATGCTCTTCACCTTCCTCGCCGCTCTCGGCCACAAGGTCGGGTCGAGCCTGCTCGAGGCCGACCAGATCGACACTGTCAAGGGTTACCTCGCCACGGCGAAGGAGCTCGGTGTCGAGATCGTGCTGCCACGGGATGTGGTCGTCGCGTCGAAGTTCGGCGCGGACGCCGAGCACGTCGTGCGCCCGATCGACGGCATCGAAGACACCGACTGGGGCTCTGCGGGGCTCGGCCTCGACATCGGCCCGGAGACGGGCACGCTGTTCGGCGAGTACATCCGCCGTTCGCGCACGGTGTTCTGGAACGGCCCGATGGGCGTGTTCGAGCTCGCGCCGTTCGCGGCGGGCACCAAGGCCGTCGCGAAGGCGCTCACCGAGGTCGACGGCCTCGGCGTCGTCGGCGGAGGCGACTCGGCGGCCGCCGTGCGCGCGCTCGGTTTCTCAGACGACCAGTTCGGTCACATTTCTACGGGTGGCGGTGCGAGCCTCGAGTTCCTCGAGGGCAAGCACCTGCCGGGACTGGAGGTCCTCGGATGGCAGCAGTGA
- the gap gene encoding type I glyceraldehyde-3-phosphate dehydrogenase, which yields MSVKIGINGFGRIGRNFFRAALAKGSDLEIVAVNDLTDNKALAHLLKYDSITGRLDATVELDGDNIIVNGKAIKVLEERDPANLPWGELGVDIVIESTGRFTKSEDARKHIAGGAKKVIVSAPATGDDVATIVLGVNEETYDSAVSDILSNASCTTNCLAPLAKVLLDNFGIERGLMTTVHAYTADQNLQDGPHSDLRRARAAAANIIPTSTGAAKALGLVIPELVGKLDGYALRVPVITGSITDLTVEVGSPVTVEQVNAAYKAAAEGPLKGILKYTEDPIVSTDIVSDPHSSIFDAGLTKVIGGTQVKVASWYDNEWGYSNRLVDLTEYVAERL from the coding sequence GTGTCCGTAAAGATCGGAATCAACGGGTTCGGTCGCATTGGTCGTAACTTCTTCCGTGCCGCTCTGGCCAAGGGCAGCGACCTCGAGATCGTCGCCGTCAACGACCTGACCGACAACAAGGCGCTTGCGCACCTGCTCAAGTACGACTCGATCACCGGTCGTCTGGACGCCACGGTCGAGCTCGACGGCGACAACATCATCGTCAACGGCAAGGCCATCAAGGTCCTCGAAGAGCGCGACCCCGCCAACCTCCCCTGGGGCGAGCTGGGCGTCGACATCGTCATCGAGTCGACCGGCCGCTTCACCAAGTCGGAGGATGCGCGCAAGCACATCGCCGGTGGTGCCAAGAAGGTCATCGTCTCCGCCCCCGCGACCGGTGACGACGTCGCCACGATCGTCCTCGGCGTCAACGAGGAGACCTACGACAGCGCCGTGAGCGACATCCTCTCGAACGCGTCCTGCACCACGAACTGCCTCGCGCCGCTCGCCAAGGTCCTGCTCGACAACTTCGGTATCGAGCGCGGTCTCATGACCACGGTCCACGCGTACACCGCAGACCAGAACCTGCAGGACGGCCCGCACAGCGACCTCCGCCGTGCGCGCGCAGCCGCTGCCAACATCATCCCGACCTCGACCGGTGCCGCGAAGGCTCTCGGCCTGGTCATCCCGGAGCTCGTCGGCAAGCTCGACGGCTACGCCCTCCGCGTCCCGGTCATCACCGGCTCGATCACCGACCTCACGGTCGAGGTCGGCAGCCCGGTGACGGTCGAGCAGGTCAACGCGGCGTACAAGGCTGCTGCCGAGGGTCCCCTCAAGGGCATCCTCAAGTACACCGAAGACCCGATCGTCTCCACCGACATCGTCAGCGACCCGCACTCGTCGATCTTCGACGCCGGCCTGACCAAGGTCATCGGCGGCACGCAGGTCAAGGTCGCGTCCTGGTACGACAACGAGTGGGGTTACTCCAACCGTCTCGTCGACCTGACCGAGTACGTGGCCGAGCGCCTCTAA
- a CDS encoding superoxide dismutase — translation MADYTLADLPYDYSALEPNISGRIMELHHDKHHKAYVDGANTAIAKLAEARDADDLGNVNKLQKDLAFNLAGHVNHTVFWNNLSPDGGDKPTGELAAAIDEFFGSFDKFRAHFTASALGIQGSGWSILAWDSLGQKLIIEQLYDHQGNLAAATVPLLLLDMWEHAFYLDYVNVKADYVKAFWNITNWGDVQERFTRAREKTSGLLLLS, via the coding sequence ATGGCTGACTACACGCTCGCAGACCTTCCATACGATTATTCGGCGCTTGAGCCGAACATCAGCGGTCGGATCATGGAGCTGCACCACGACAAGCACCACAAGGCGTACGTCGACGGTGCGAACACCGCCATCGCCAAGCTGGCCGAAGCACGCGACGCCGACGACCTCGGCAACGTCAACAAGCTCCAGAAAGACCTGGCGTTCAACCTCGCCGGTCACGTGAACCACACGGTGTTCTGGAACAACCTGTCGCCGGACGGGGGCGACAAGCCGACCGGTGAGCTCGCGGCCGCGATCGACGAGTTCTTCGGGTCGTTCGACAAGTTCCGCGCGCACTTCACGGCGTCCGCTCTGGGCATCCAGGGCTCCGGATGGTCGATCCTGGCCTGGGATTCGCTCGGCCAGAAGCTCATCATCGAGCAGCTGTACGACCACCAGGGCAACCTCGCAGCAGCCACCGTGCCGCTGCTGCTCCTCGACATGTGGGAGCACGCGTTCTACCTGGACTACGTGAATGTCAAGGCGGATTACGTCAAGGCGTTCTGGAACATCACCAACTGGGGCGATGTGCAGGAGCGCTTCACGCGGGCGCGCGAGAAGACCTCTGGCCTCCTGCTACTGTCATAG
- the whiA gene encoding DNA-binding protein WhiA, with translation MALTADVKDELTKVEVSKTTVRAAELATILRFSGGLHLISGRIAVESELDTPELARRVRKDLAELYGVRSEVSVISASGLRRTSQYLVRVLDGGETLARQTGLLDARRRPIRGLPNRLTTGSREELAAVWRGAFLASGSLTDPGRSAALEITCPGNESAMALVGAAGRLGVAAKAREVRGVHRVVIRDGDAISAMLVHMGAAKTVENWEQLRQRREVRATANRLVNFDDANLRRSAQAAVAACARVERALEILGDDVPEHLRYAGELRLNFRDSSLDELGHHADPPMTKDAVAGRIRRLLAMADKKAVDLGIPGTEANLPSDLDEV, from the coding sequence TTGGCTCTCACCGCCGACGTCAAAGACGAACTCACGAAGGTCGAGGTCAGCAAGACCACCGTCCGGGCAGCCGAACTCGCGACCATCCTGCGGTTCTCGGGTGGCCTGCACCTGATCAGCGGCCGCATCGCGGTCGAGAGCGAGCTGGACACTCCGGAGCTCGCCCGCCGCGTCCGTAAGGACCTCGCGGAGCTGTACGGCGTCCGCAGCGAGGTCTCCGTCATCTCCGCATCCGGTCTGCGGCGCACCAGCCAGTACCTCGTCCGCGTGCTCGACGGCGGAGAGACCCTCGCCCGCCAGACGGGACTGCTGGATGCGCGTCGCCGCCCGATCCGCGGCCTCCCGAACCGTCTCACCACGGGTTCCCGCGAGGAGCTCGCCGCCGTCTGGCGCGGTGCGTTCCTCGCCAGCGGATCCCTCACCGACCCCGGTCGCTCTGCCGCGCTGGAGATCACCTGCCCGGGCAACGAGTCCGCGATGGCGCTCGTCGGTGCCGCCGGCCGCCTCGGCGTGGCCGCGAAGGCCCGCGAGGTCCGCGGCGTGCACCGCGTCGTGATCCGCGACGGCGACGCCATCAGCGCCATGCTCGTGCACATGGGCGCGGCGAAGACTGTCGAGAACTGGGAGCAGCTGCGCCAGCGCCGCGAGGTCCGTGCAACGGCCAACCGCCTGGTGAACTTCGACGACGCCAACCTGCGCCGCTCCGCCCAGGCCGCCGTCGCCGCCTGCGCCCGCGTCGAGCGCGCACTCGAGATCCTCGGCGACGACGTGCCGGAGCACCTGCGGTACGCGGGGGAGCTGCGCCTCAACTTCCGCGACTCCAGCCTCGACGAGCTCGGCCACCACGCCGACCCGCCGATGACGAAGGACGCGGTCGCCGGGCGCATCAGGAGGCTGCTGGCGATGGCGGACAAGAAGGCCGTCGACCTCGGCATCCCCGGCACGGAGGCCAACCTCCCGTCCGACCTCGACGAAGTCTGA
- the rapZ gene encoding RNase adapter RapZ, giving the protein MSTDTEQQEVLIVTGMSGAGRSTVANALEDLDWYVVDNLPPQMLRPLIELANRAESGLPRIAAVVDVRGRNFFVDLRDLIQSLREGTKVRVLFLEATDAVLVRRFEQVRRPHPLQGDGTILDGITAERTRLREIREASDIIVDTSDLNIHQLATNITETFAAENTAGVQVTLMSFGFKYGLPADADLVTDARFLPNPFWNPELRPFTGLDAVVRDFVLEQRGAAEFIDAYVSALRPILDGYQRENKRHATIAVGCTGGKHRSVAIAEELATRLKEIPGLAVNTKHRDLGRE; this is encoded by the coding sequence ATGAGCACCGACACCGAGCAGCAGGAAGTGCTGATCGTGACCGGGATGTCGGGAGCAGGGAGGTCGACGGTCGCCAACGCGCTCGAAGACCTCGACTGGTACGTCGTCGACAACCTCCCCCCGCAGATGCTCCGGCCGCTGATCGAGCTGGCCAATCGGGCTGAGTCCGGTCTGCCGCGCATCGCCGCGGTGGTGGATGTGCGCGGCCGCAACTTCTTCGTCGACCTGCGCGACCTCATCCAGAGCCTGCGCGAGGGCACCAAGGTGCGCGTGCTGTTCCTCGAAGCGACGGACGCGGTGCTGGTGCGGAGGTTCGAGCAGGTGCGGAGACCCCACCCGCTGCAGGGCGACGGCACGATCCTCGACGGCATCACTGCGGAGCGCACGCGGTTGCGCGAGATCCGCGAGGCGAGCGACATCATCGTCGACACCTCCGATCTGAACATCCACCAGCTCGCCACGAACATCACGGAGACCTTCGCCGCGGAGAACACAGCGGGTGTGCAGGTGACGCTGATGAGTTTCGGATTCAAGTACGGCCTGCCGGCCGACGCCGACCTGGTGACGGATGCGCGCTTCCTGCCCAACCCCTTCTGGAACCCGGAACTGCGGCCCTTCACAGGGCTCGACGCCGTCGTGCGCGACTTCGTCCTCGAACAGCGCGGCGCCGCGGAATTCATCGACGCATACGTCAGTGCTCTGCGCCCGATCCTCGACGGTTACCAGCGTGAGAACAAACGGCACGCCACGATCGCGGTAGGCTGCACGGGGGGAAAACACCGGTCCGTGGCGATTGCGGAAGAGCTCGCTACCCGGTTGAAAGAGATCCCTGGGCTCGCGGTGAACACAAAACACCGCGACCTCGGCCGTGAATGA